One Psychrobacillus glaciei genomic region harbors:
- a CDS encoding solute carrier family 23 protein yields the protein MSTAVLDVNEKPSGGQLITFSFQHMFAMFGSTILVPQLVGLSPAIALLTSGIATIFFLMITKFQVPAYLGSSFAFIAPILIATNDKTEPGNAMIGAMFVGLVYGIVSLIIWKSGYKWILKLLPPIVVGPVIMVIGLGIAGVAVDMAMNIPVDGTDLKVYSFLHFSAALVTLFTAIFCTIYFKNILSTMPILIGLIVGYIYSAAIGIIDYSAVHDAKWFSLPPFLIPGVDYHFVVTSKLLLVMVPIVIVTISEHIGHQLVLGKVVNRDYIKEPGLHRSLLGDGFGTFISSLIGGPPKTTYGENIGVLAITRVYSVYVICGAAVVAIAISFLGKVMAVISTIPTAVLGGVSILLFGIIASSGLRMLVENNIDFGNNRNLVIASVILVIGIGGAKFVVSESLSIEGMALAAIIGVILNLVLPGRKNEQIAGMDKTE from the coding sequence ATGTCAACTGCAGTTTTAGATGTTAATGAAAAGCCATCAGGAGGACAACTGATCACATTTAGTTTTCAACATATGTTCGCCATGTTTGGTTCGACAATTTTAGTACCACAGCTAGTTGGATTAAGTCCTGCAATTGCATTACTTACAAGCGGGATAGCGACCATATTCTTCTTAATGATTACTAAGTTTCAAGTACCAGCATATCTAGGATCATCCTTTGCTTTTATTGCCCCAATCCTCATTGCTACGAATGATAAGACCGAACCTGGTAACGCAATGATTGGTGCAATGTTCGTCGGATTAGTATATGGGATAGTATCACTTATTATTTGGAAGAGTGGTTATAAATGGATTCTAAAGCTATTACCACCGATCGTTGTTGGACCAGTTATCATGGTTATTGGTTTAGGTATTGCAGGAGTAGCGGTTGATATGGCCATGAACATTCCGGTAGATGGTACCGATTTAAAAGTGTATAGTTTCCTGCACTTCTCAGCGGCATTAGTAACATTGTTTACAGCAATTTTCTGCACCATTTATTTTAAAAACATATTAAGCACAATGCCGATTTTAATCGGGTTAATCGTTGGTTACATATATTCTGCTGCTATCGGAATCATAGATTACTCTGCAGTACATGATGCAAAGTGGTTTTCTTTACCACCATTCTTAATTCCAGGTGTAGATTATCATTTCGTCGTTACATCAAAATTGTTATTAGTCATGGTACCGATCGTTATTGTAACAATCTCAGAGCATATTGGACACCAATTAGTTCTTGGGAAAGTAGTAAATCGTGACTACATTAAAGAGCCTGGTTTACATCGTTCTTTACTAGGAGATGGTTTTGGAACATTTATCAGTTCTTTAATCGGTGGTCCTCCAAAAACAACATATGGTGAAAATATTGGGGTACTAGCAATCACTCGCGTTTACAGTGTGTATGTAATTTGTGGTGCTGCCGTTGTTGCAATTGCCATTTCATTTTTAGGGAAAGTAATGGCCGTCATCTCTACAATCCCTACAGCAGTTCTTGGTGGGGTATCCATTCTACTGTTTGGAATCATCGCATCAAGTGGTCTTCGTATGTTAGTTGAAAATAATATTGACTTTGGAAATAATCGTAACTTAGTTATTGCTTCGGTTATTTTAGTAATCGGAATTGGTGGAGCTAAGTTTGTTGTGTCGGAATCATTGAGTATCGAAGGTATGGCTTTAGCTGCAATCATCGGAGTTATACTAAACTTAGTACTACCAGGTAGAAAAAATGAACAAATAGCAGGTATGGATAAAACTGAATAA
- a CDS encoding aspartate carbamoyltransferase catalytic subunit, giving the protein MKNLLSMKDLTVEEIMSILKQAQLFREGASSQLKQDYTMANLFFEPSTRTKMSFEMAERKLHLNVLPFDAGFSSTLKGETLYDTVKTLESIGVDALVIRHEQNDFFNDLIGKVKPVIINGGDGTGNHPTQSLLDLLTIQQEFGTFKNKVISIVGDIAHSRVARSNADAFSRLGAKVNFVCPPNCNAEFEATYNIDEVIESSDVMMMLRVQHERHDGKSNFSKAEYHQQYGLTVEREKRMKENAIIMHPAPMNRDVEIASEIVECERSRIFKQMENGVFVRMAVIEMILKGRE; this is encoded by the coding sequence ATGAAAAACTTATTATCAATGAAAGATTTAACTGTAGAAGAAATAATGTCGATTTTAAAGCAAGCGCAATTATTCCGTGAAGGTGCTAGTTCTCAATTAAAGCAAGATTATACGATGGCTAATTTGTTTTTTGAACCGAGCACACGAACGAAAATGAGTTTTGAAATGGCAGAGAGAAAGTTACATTTAAATGTCCTCCCCTTTGATGCAGGTTTTTCTAGTACGTTAAAAGGTGAAACACTATATGATACGGTCAAAACATTGGAATCTATTGGTGTAGATGCGCTGGTGATCAGACATGAACAAAATGATTTTTTTAATGATTTAATAGGTAAAGTAAAACCAGTAATTATCAATGGTGGAGATGGAACAGGAAATCATCCTACTCAAAGTTTGCTCGATTTATTGACAATACAACAGGAATTTGGAACTTTTAAAAATAAAGTTATTAGCATCGTAGGGGATATTGCACATAGCCGAGTAGCTCGTTCAAACGCAGATGCATTTTCTAGACTTGGTGCGAAAGTTAATTTCGTGTGTCCGCCAAATTGTAACGCGGAATTTGAAGCAACTTATAATATTGATGAAGTAATTGAGTCTAGTGATGTCATGATGATGCTAAGAGTGCAACATGAAAGGCATGATGGTAAATCTAATTTCTCTAAAGCTGAATATCATCAACAGTATGGTTTAACAGTAGAGAGAGAAAAAAGAATGAAAGAAAACGCCATTATTATGCATCCTGCTCCGATGAACCGGGACGTGGAAATTGCAAGTGAAATTGTAGAATGCGAGCGTTCTAGAATATTTAAACAAATGGAAAATGGTGTGTTTGTTCGTATGGCAGTCATTGAAATGATTTTGAAAGGGAGAGAATAA
- a CDS encoding dihydroorotase, with product MTKIIQNVQVMNNEGDLEFTSVLIENGKIAKIGAKETEDHAQVIDGNGMLLSPGFIDVHVHLREPGGEHKETIETGTKAAAKGGYTTICAMPNTRPVPDTAENFSHVLDLVEKHALIRVLPYASITIRQAGKERTDIEALKKLGAFALTDDGVGVQAAGTMLEAMEEAAKLHIPVVAHCEDNTLIYGGVMHKGKRNEELGLKGIPSVSESVHIARDILLAEAAGVHYHVCHVSSKESVRVIRDAKKAGIHVTAEVSPHHLLLCEDDIPSNDANWKMNPPLRGKEDMLALREGLLDGTLDFIATDHAPHTEEEKANGFEKAPFGIVGLETAFTLLYTHFVKSGEWTLKQLLEYLTTKPSEVFGFEFGKLEVGASADLVLIDLEKEQAIDKEAFLSKGKNTPFNGWVCTGWPQVTIYNGEIIWQEENA from the coding sequence ATGACAAAAATTATTCAAAACGTTCAAGTTATGAACAATGAGGGAGATTTAGAATTTACATCCGTTCTAATTGAAAACGGGAAAATTGCTAAAATCGGAGCAAAAGAAACGGAAGATCATGCACAAGTAATTGATGGTAATGGAATGCTTCTTTCGCCAGGGTTTATCGATGTGCATGTCCATTTACGCGAACCAGGAGGCGAACATAAAGAAACGATTGAAACAGGAACGAAAGCTGCTGCAAAAGGTGGCTATACGACTATTTGTGCCATGCCAAATACTAGACCAGTCCCTGATACAGCTGAAAACTTCTCTCATGTATTAGATTTAGTTGAAAAACATGCACTTATTCGAGTTTTACCATACGCATCGATTACTATTCGACAAGCTGGGAAAGAAAGAACAGATATCGAAGCTCTGAAAAAACTTGGCGCATTTGCTCTAACAGATGATGGTGTAGGAGTTCAGGCTGCAGGAACGATGTTGGAAGCGATGGAAGAAGCAGCAAAACTACATATCCCTGTTGTCGCACACTGTGAAGATAATACACTTATTTACGGTGGTGTAATGCATAAAGGAAAACGAAACGAAGAACTTGGATTAAAAGGAATCCCTTCTGTTTCAGAATCAGTACATATTGCGCGAGATATTTTACTCGCAGAAGCTGCAGGAGTCCATTACCATGTATGTCATGTCAGTTCAAAAGAATCAGTAAGAGTGATAAGAGATGCTAAAAAAGCAGGTATACATGTTACAGCTGAAGTAAGTCCCCATCACTTGTTACTTTGTGAAGATGATATTCCAAGTAATGATGCAAATTGGAAAATGAATCCTCCGCTTCGAGGAAAAGAGGATATGCTCGCATTGCGTGAAGGACTGCTAGATGGAACTTTAGATTTCATTGCAACAGATCATGCACCACATACAGAAGAAGAAAAAGCAAATGGCTTTGAAAAGGCACCATTTGGAATTGTCGGTTTAGAAACTGCATTTACACTTTTATATACACATTTCGTGAAAAGTGGAGAGTGGACTTTAAAACAACTGCTAGAATATTTAACGACTAAACCATCTGAAGTTTTCGGATTTGAATTCGGAAAATTAGAAGTTGGAGCGTCAGCGGATTTAGTATTAATTGACCTAGAAAAAGAACAAGCAATCGATAAAGAAGCATTTCTTTCAAAAGGAAAAAATACACCATTTAACGGTTGGGTATGCACAGGTTGGCCACAAGTTACCATTTATAACGGAGAAATCATATGGCAGGAGGAAAACGCATGA
- a CDS encoding carbamoyl phosphate synthase small subunit gives MKTRYLILEDGTAFKGNAFGSEEGTIGEVIFTTGMTGYQESISDPSNCGQILTFTYPMVGNYGVNPDDFEAIQIGLSGVVVRELAEQPSNFRSTGTLSEFLEAKNVPGIEGIDTRKLTRIIRKHGSLKGQLTKAGEEVNVEEVVEALKATEIAKNQVEQVSITRSYPSPGRGKKVVLVDFGMKHGILRELNKRDCDIIVVPYNTSAKDILGMYPDGVMLSNGPGDPTDIPEVVEMVKEIIGQVPIFGVCLGHQLISLASGATSFKLKFGHRGGNHPVKDLTTGRTELTSQNHGYAIVADSIANTDLEITHVALNDGTVEGVRHTKFPVFCVQFHPEGSSGPEDSTHLFDQFIELMILESKKENSHA, from the coding sequence ATGAAAACGAGATACTTAATTTTAGAAGATGGTACAGCATTTAAAGGTAACGCTTTTGGTAGTGAAGAAGGAACAATTGGAGAGGTTATCTTTACTACAGGAATGACTGGATATCAAGAATCGATTTCGGATCCTTCTAACTGCGGGCAAATTCTAACTTTCACATATCCAATGGTTGGCAACTATGGTGTGAATCCTGATGATTTTGAAGCGATTCAAATTGGTCTATCTGGAGTTGTAGTAAGAGAGCTAGCTGAGCAACCATCAAATTTTAGAAGTACAGGTACACTAAGCGAATTTTTAGAGGCAAAAAATGTTCCTGGAATTGAAGGAATTGATACAAGAAAGCTAACACGTATAATTCGTAAGCATGGTTCTTTAAAAGGGCAGCTAACAAAAGCTGGAGAAGAAGTGAATGTGGAGGAAGTAGTGGAAGCATTGAAAGCTACAGAAATTGCTAAAAACCAAGTAGAACAAGTTTCCATCACTCGTTCATATCCAAGTCCAGGACGCGGGAAAAAAGTTGTACTCGTAGACTTTGGTATGAAGCATGGTATTTTAAGAGAATTAAACAAACGTGATTGCGACATCATTGTCGTACCCTACAATACATCTGCAAAAGATATTTTGGGCATGTATCCTGATGGTGTAATGCTTTCAAACGGACCTGGGGATCCAACCGATATTCCAGAAGTAGTTGAAATGGTTAAAGAGATTATCGGCCAAGTTCCGATTTTCGGTGTATGTCTTGGACATCAGCTTATTTCTCTTGCAAGTGGCGCAACATCTTTCAAATTGAAATTTGGACATCGTGGAGGAAACCATCCTGTTAAAGATTTAACTACTGGAAGAACCGAGCTAACTTCACAAAATCATGGTTATGCAATCGTTGCAGATTCAATCGCTAATACAGATTTAGAAATTACACATGTTGCTTTAAATGACGGTACTGTAGAAGGGGTACGACATACAAAATTTCCAGTGTTCTGCGTGCAGTTCCATCCAGAAGGTTCTTCAGGACCTGAGGATTCTACCCACTTATTTGACCAATTTATCGAATTAATGATACTAGAAAGCAAAAAGGAGAATTCACATGCCTAA
- the carB gene encoding carbamoyl-phosphate synthase large subunit yields the protein MPKRKDIETILVIGSGPIIIGQAAEFDYAGTQACISLREEGYRVILVNSNPATIMTDTEIADKVYIEPITLPFVSKIIRKERPDAILPTLGGQTGLNMAIALDESGILDELGIEILGTKLEAIHKAEDRDLFRTLMNELGEPVPESDIIHNLDEAKAFVERIGYPVIVRPAFTLGGTGGGICNNDTDLAEIVTSGLKYSPVTQCLLEKSIAGYKEIEYEVMRDSADNAIVVCNMENVDAVGIHTGDSIVVAPTQTLSDRENQMLRNVSLKIIRALKIEGGCNVQLALDPNSFNYFIIEVNPRVSRSSALASKATGYPIAKLAAKIAVGLTLDEMMNPVTEKTYACFEPALDYIVAKIPRWPFDKFESAKRNLGTQMKATGEVMSLGRTFEEAILKSVRSLETGHFHIEMKNSDSITDEWIEKRIRRAGDERLFFIGEALRRGVSVEQINEWSQIDVFFLNKLQNIVKYEEVIQANPFDQEVLYKAKRMGFADKTIAKYWQVKEIDVYNFKKEHGIVPVYKMVDTCAGEFESETPYFYGTYEEENESIRTDKESVIVLGSGPIRIGQGVEFDYATVHSVWAIKEAGYEAIIINNNPETVSTDFSISDKLYFEPLTVEDVMHIVDLEQPKGVVVQFGGQTAINLAEALEERGVKILGTSLEDIDRAENRNKFEAALHEIGIPQPLGKTAVSVDKAVVIAKEIGYPVLVRPSYVLGGRAMQIVYNEGEIKYYMEHAVEASPEKPVLIDRYLTGTEVEVDAICDGENVLIPGIMEHIERAGVHSGDSIAVYPPQKLSQQHIDTLVDYTTRLAKGLKIVGLMNIQYVISKDEVYVIEVNPRSSRTVPFLSKITSIPMANIATKAILGQSIVEQGYKPGLAPNSPGVYVKVPVFSFAKLRRVDITLGPEMKSTGEVMGKDITLEKALYKGLVAAGMEIKDHGSVLMTIADKDKEEATEIAKRFNNIGFRIIATQGTAEAIQTAGIPVDIVDKIGSKGTTLLDVIQKGNAQFVINTLTKGMQPERDGFRIRRESVENGIPCLTSLDTAEAMLRVIESMTFSTETMKHQEVRA from the coding sequence ATGCCTAAACGTAAAGATATAGAAACGATATTAGTAATTGGTTCAGGTCCAATTATCATAGGTCAAGCAGCTGAATTTGACTATGCTGGAACACAAGCATGTATTTCATTGAGAGAAGAAGGATATCGTGTCATTCTAGTGAATTCGAATCCAGCAACCATTATGACGGATACAGAAATCGCGGATAAAGTATATATCGAACCAATCACATTGCCATTTGTGAGTAAAATCATTCGTAAAGAACGTCCGGATGCCATTCTACCAACACTTGGTGGACAAACGGGATTAAATATGGCAATTGCGCTTGATGAATCAGGTATTTTAGATGAATTAGGAATAGAAATTTTAGGAACAAAGCTAGAAGCAATTCATAAAGCAGAAGACCGTGATTTATTTCGTACATTAATGAATGAATTAGGTGAACCTGTACCTGAAAGTGATATTATTCACAACTTGGATGAAGCAAAAGCATTTGTTGAAAGAATTGGATACCCGGTAATTGTGCGTCCTGCTTTTACACTAGGTGGAACTGGCGGCGGAATTTGTAATAACGATACAGACCTAGCGGAAATCGTGACAAGTGGGTTAAAATATAGCCCAGTAACACAGTGTTTACTTGAAAAATCGATTGCTGGATATAAGGAAATAGAATATGAAGTAATGCGCGACTCGGCGGATAATGCGATCGTTGTATGTAATATGGAAAATGTGGATGCAGTAGGTATTCACACAGGGGATTCCATCGTAGTTGCTCCAACGCAGACCTTATCGGACCGTGAAAATCAAATGCTTCGTAATGTATCATTAAAAATTATTCGTGCACTAAAAATTGAAGGTGGATGTAATGTACAACTTGCACTTGATCCAAATAGCTTCAATTACTTTATTATCGAAGTGAATCCACGTGTAAGCCGTTCTTCCGCGCTTGCATCCAAAGCAACTGGTTATCCAATTGCAAAACTTGCTGCGAAAATAGCAGTAGGTCTAACATTAGATGAAATGATGAACCCAGTAACAGAAAAAACATATGCATGCTTTGAACCAGCATTAGATTATATCGTTGCTAAAATTCCAAGATGGCCATTTGATAAATTTGAATCTGCCAAACGTAATCTAGGCACTCAAATGAAAGCAACTGGTGAAGTAATGTCTTTAGGACGTACATTCGAAGAAGCAATTCTTAAATCAGTTCGCTCTCTTGAGACTGGACATTTCCATATCGAAATGAAAAACAGTGATTCGATTACAGATGAGTGGATAGAAAAACGTATCCGTCGTGCAGGTGACGAGCGTTTATTCTTCATCGGCGAAGCACTTCGTCGCGGAGTATCAGTAGAGCAAATCAACGAATGGAGTCAAATCGATGTGTTTTTCTTAAATAAACTTCAAAACATCGTGAAATACGAAGAAGTAATTCAAGCAAATCCATTTGATCAAGAGGTGCTATACAAAGCAAAACGTATGGGATTTGCAGATAAAACTATCGCGAAATATTGGCAAGTAAAAGAAATTGACGTGTATAACTTTAAAAAAGAGCATGGCATTGTACCTGTGTATAAAATGGTTGATACTTGCGCAGGAGAGTTTGAATCAGAAACTCCATACTTTTACGGAACATATGAAGAAGAAAATGAATCCATTCGTACAGACAAAGAAAGTGTTATCGTATTAGGCTCTGGTCCAATCCGCATCGGGCAAGGGGTAGAATTTGACTATGCAACAGTGCACTCGGTTTGGGCGATTAAAGAAGCAGGTTATGAGGCAATCATAATAAACAACAACCCTGAAACGGTTTCGACAGATTTTTCTATCTCAGATAAATTGTACTTTGAGCCATTAACTGTAGAAGACGTTATGCATATCGTGGATTTGGAGCAGCCAAAAGGGGTAGTAGTCCAGTTTGGTGGACAAACGGCTATTAATCTAGCGGAAGCGTTAGAAGAAAGAGGCGTAAAAATTCTAGGTACATCACTAGAAGATATTGACCGTGCAGAAAACCGTAATAAGTTTGAAGCTGCACTACACGAAATAGGTATTCCTCAACCACTTGGAAAAACAGCAGTTTCAGTAGATAAAGCAGTAGTAATAGCGAAAGAAATCGGATATCCAGTACTAGTAAGACCATCTTATGTACTTGGTGGCCGTGCGATGCAAATTGTCTATAACGAAGGTGAAATTAAATACTATATGGAGCATGCAGTAGAAGCAAGCCCAGAAAAACCAGTGTTAATCGATCGTTACTTAACTGGAACAGAAGTGGAAGTAGATGCCATTTGTGATGGTGAGAATGTATTAATTCCTGGAATTATGGAACATATTGAACGCGCAGGAGTTCACTCCGGTGACTCTATCGCTGTATATCCACCGCAAAAACTATCGCAGCAACATATCGACACATTAGTGGACTACACAACTCGTCTTGCAAAAGGATTAAAAATTGTTGGTTTGATGAATATCCAATATGTCATATCAAAGGATGAAGTATACGTAATTGAAGTAAACCCGCGTTCAAGTCGTACAGTACCATTCTTGAGTAAAATTACGTCGATTCCAATGGCTAATATTGCAACCAAAGCCATTTTAGGACAATCGATTGTAGAGCAAGGATACAAACCAGGACTTGCTCCAAATAGTCCAGGAGTATATGTGAAAGTTCCAGTTTTCAGCTTTGCAAAACTACGCCGAGTAGACATAACGCTTGGACCAGAGATGAAATCTACTGGAGAAGTAATGGGGAAAGACATTACGCTAGAAAAGGCATTATATAAAGGGTTAGTAGCTGCTGGAATGGAAATAAAAGATCACGGATCAGTGCTAATGACTATAGCAGATAAAGATAAGGAAGAAGCTACTGAGATTGCAAAGCGATTCAATAATATTGGCTTTCGCATCATTGCTACGCAAGGAACGGCAGAAGCAATCCAAACAGCTGGTATCCCGGTAGATATTGTAGACAAAATTGGATCTAAAGGAACTACCTTGTTAGATGTCATTCAAAAAGGAAATGCACAGTTTGTGATTAACACATTAACAAAAGGTATGCAGCCAGAACGTGATGGTTTCCGTATTCGTAGAGAATCTGTGGAAAATGGCATTCCATGTTTAACTTCTCTAGATACTGCTGAGGCAATGCTGCGAGTGATTGAATCCATGACATTCTCTACAGAGACGATGAAACATCAGGAGGTTCGTGCATGA
- a CDS encoding dihydroorotate dehydrogenase electron transfer subunit — translation MIRQGQMQVVKQKKIATNIFELTLIGQHVLDMRQPGQFVHIRVSDQMEPLLRRPISISSINKETLEFTMIYRADGRGTTLLSEKKQGDQVDVLGPLGNGFPIDKVEAGQKALLVGGGIGVPPLYELSKRLVEKGVQPIHVLGFQSKDVVFYEKQFNELGKTYIVTADGSYGHAGFVTNVLETLEEDFAVYYSCGPTPMLAALEKMYPEKEGYLSFEQRMGCGIGACFACVCETTEKTEADYVKVCSDGPVFQSGVVQV, via the coding sequence ATGATTAGACAAGGACAAATGCAAGTCGTAAAACAGAAAAAAATTGCGACGAACATTTTTGAACTAACATTAATAGGACAACATGTACTGGACATGAGACAACCCGGACAATTTGTCCATATACGTGTGTCTGATCAAATGGAACCTTTACTAAGAAGACCAATCAGTATTTCTTCTATTAACAAAGAAACGCTTGAATTTACAATGATTTACCGTGCAGATGGAAGGGGAACAACACTTCTCTCTGAAAAAAAACAAGGGGACCAAGTCGATGTACTTGGACCTCTTGGTAACGGTTTTCCTATTGATAAAGTGGAAGCTGGTCAGAAAGCGCTTCTTGTTGGAGGAGGAATTGGAGTACCGCCTCTATATGAGCTTTCAAAAAGACTAGTGGAAAAAGGAGTCCAGCCAATTCACGTACTCGGCTTTCAATCAAAAGATGTTGTCTTTTATGAAAAGCAATTTAATGAGCTTGGTAAAACGTATATCGTAACAGCAGATGGCAGTTATGGTCATGCAGGTTTTGTTACAAATGTGTTAGAAACGTTAGAAGAGGATTTCGCTGTATATTACAGCTGTGGTCCAACTCCAATGCTTGCAGCACTTGAAAAAATGTATCCTGAAAAAGAAGGATATTTATCTTTTGAACAACGAATGGGTTGTGGAATTGGTGCCTGCTTTGCATGTGTTTGTGAAACAACAGAAAAAACAGAAGCTGATTATGTGAAAGTTTGTTCTGATGGTCCAGTGTTCCAGTCAGGAGTGGTTCAAGTATGA
- a CDS encoding dihydroorotate dehydrogenase, with protein MNRLAVELPGLSLKNPIMPASGCFGFGKEYAQLYDLSKLGAIMIKATTIETRLGNPTPRVAETPAGMLNAIGLQNPGLTKVMQNELPWLEQYDVPIIANVAGTLTEDYVAVAKSISEAPNVHALELNISCPNVKQGGITFGTDPIVAEQLTKAVKAVSSVPVYVKLSPNVTNVNEIAKAVEAGGADGITMINTLLGMRLDTKTGRPVIANITGGLSGPAIKPVALRMVYDVAKQVSIPIIGMGGISSIDDVIDFLSAGASAVAVGTANFVDPFICPNLIDQLPEKLDELGINTISDLVGRSHRL; from the coding sequence ATGAATAGATTAGCGGTCGAATTACCGGGCCTTTCATTGAAAAATCCAATTATGCCTGCTTCCGGTTGCTTTGGGTTTGGGAAAGAATATGCACAACTATATGATTTGTCTAAGCTTGGAGCGATTATGATCAAGGCAACAACGATTGAAACAAGACTTGGAAATCCAACGCCACGAGTAGCTGAAACGCCTGCAGGAATGTTAAACGCAATCGGATTACAAAATCCAGGATTAACTAAAGTAATGCAAAATGAGCTTCCATGGTTAGAACAATATGATGTGCCAATTATTGCAAATGTTGCTGGTACATTAACAGAAGATTATGTTGCAGTGGCGAAAAGCATTTCGGAAGCTCCGAATGTACATGCACTAGAGCTAAATATCTCATGTCCAAATGTAAAGCAAGGTGGAATTACATTTGGGACAGATCCAATAGTAGCAGAACAACTAACTAAAGCAGTTAAAGCAGTATCTTCGGTTCCCGTATACGTAAAGCTCTCTCCTAATGTGACAAATGTCAATGAAATAGCTAAAGCAGTAGAAGCAGGCGGAGCGGATGGTATTACGATGATCAATACATTACTTGGTATGCGATTAGATACTAAAACAGGACGACCTGTTATTGCAAATATAACAGGAGGATTATCAGGTCCAGCTATTAAACCAGTGGCACTACGTATGGTGTACGACGTAGCGAAACAAGTATCGATTCCAATCATCGGAATGGGAGGGATTTCTTCCATCGATGATGTCATTGACTTTTTATCAGCAGGCGCAAGTGCAGTAGCAGTGGGAACAGCAAACTTTGTTGATCCATTTATATGTCCAAATTTAATTGATCAGCTTCCAGAAAAATTAGATGAACTTGGCATTAATACAATATCAGATTTAGTTGGAAGGAGCCATCGATTATGA
- the pyrF gene encoding orotidine-5'-phosphate decarboxylase, translating to MKNSPIIALDFASTNDAYNFLLLFEQSLFVKVGMELYLQEGPSIVYKLKEMGHDVFLDLKLHDIPNTVGKAMKGLARLGADLVNVHAAGGEVMMIAAREGLEAGTTAGNKRPSIIAVTQLTSTSEKQMQEEQLIKTSIDESVVHYAKLSKTAGLDGVVCSVLEAKAIAEACGKDFLRVTPGIRLAEGDSHDQIRVATPANARLLGSSHIVVGRAITKAENPVQAYKNILKMWEENA from the coding sequence ATGAAAAACAGTCCAATTATCGCATTAGATTTTGCTTCTACAAATGATGCTTATAACTTTCTATTACTTTTCGAACAATCACTATTTGTAAAAGTTGGGATGGAGCTTTATTTACAAGAAGGGCCATCCATCGTTTATAAACTGAAAGAAATGGGACATGATGTATTTCTGGATTTGAAACTGCATGACATTCCAAATACAGTAGGTAAAGCGATGAAAGGGTTGGCTCGACTTGGGGCTGACCTAGTCAATGTGCATGCTGCAGGTGGAGAAGTTATGATGATTGCTGCACGCGAAGGACTTGAAGCAGGAACAACTGCTGGCAATAAAAGACCTTCTATTATTGCGGTCACTCAACTAACTTCGACTTCAGAAAAACAAATGCAAGAGGAGCAACTAATCAAAACATCAATTGATGAATCAGTTGTTCACTATGCAAAACTATCCAAAACTGCTGGATTAGACGGAGTAGTTTGTTCTGTACTTGAGGCAAAAGCAATCGCGGAAGCTTGTGGAAAAGACTTTTTACGAGTAACACCTGGCATTCGTTTAGCAGAAGGAGATTCACATGATCAAATTCGTGTAGCAACTCCTGCAAATGCAAGATTACTAGGTTCATCACATATTGTTGTTGGAAGAGCGATCACAAAAGCAGAAAATCCTGTTCAAGCATACAAGAACATATTAAAGATGTGGGAGGAAAACGCATGA
- the pyrE gene encoding orotate phosphoribosyltransferase: protein MTLENTIAKALLQVGAVELKPNDLFTWASGIKSPIYCDNRITMSSPVVRKHIAQGLAEAIEKNFPGTEAVAGTATAGIPHAAWVSDVLELPMLYVRSKAKEHGRGNQIEGKVVAGQKVVVIEDLISTGGSSLVAVEALQKEGLEVLGVVSIFTYGLPKAEKAFNEAGISFVSLTNYDALTTAAKEVGAITEADIPMLSKWHNDLKEGLLK, encoded by the coding sequence ATGACTTTAGAAAATACAATCGCAAAAGCATTGCTTCAAGTAGGGGCAGTCGAATTGAAACCAAATGATCTTTTCACATGGGCTTCCGGTATTAAATCACCAATCTACTGTGATAATCGAATTACAATGTCATCCCCTGTAGTTCGTAAACATATAGCACAAGGATTAGCCGAAGCAATCGAGAAGAACTTCCCAGGAACAGAAGCTGTGGCAGGCACAGCAACAGCAGGAATTCCACACGCTGCATGGGTAAGTGATGTACTAGAACTTCCGATGTTGTATGTTCGTTCCAAAGCCAAAGAGCATGGTCGAGGCAATCAAATCGAAGGCAAAGTTGTTGCAGGGCAAAAAGTAGTGGTTATTGAAGATTTAATCTCAACTGGTGGAAGTAGCTTAGTAGCAGTAGAAGCCCTTCAAAAAGAAGGGCTTGAGGTACTTGGAGTAGTAAGTATTTTTACATACGGACTTCCAAAAGCAGAAAAAGCATTTAATGAAGCGGGCATTTCATTTGTGAGCTTAACGAATTATGATGCTTTAACGACTGCAGCAAAAGAGGTAGGTGCAATTACAGAAGCAGACATACCCATGCTTTCTAAGTGGCATAATGATTTAAAAGAAGGACTGTTGAAATAA